In Flammeovirgaceae bacterium, the sequence TGAAGGGCTAAAGTTAGGCACCGTAATAACCGGCCCGAAGAACAAAGCGTTCAGAAACAGTTTATTGGTACCATACCAGGTGCCTCTGAAATTCGGGTTATCCGAAAACATGATGATCCGACCCTGGCCATCGCCACTTAAAAGAATGGCGGCCGAATTGGCTACTTTGGGTGCTGTAGCTTTATGCAGGTAGCCGCCAATCAATGGGTTGGCCTTGTATTTTGCTACCGTGGTGTATGGGTTTTTGCTGGGTTGCAGAAAGGTTAAGCCATTACGGTAAACAGCTACATTTCGATCGGTGTATCCAAAGCCAATCGGGTTGGTAATGTCCAGGTCAACCTGAAAGATGGAGCCACCAATATTACGTGCTCCTTCTTTATTGGCAGCATCTTCATAATTAACACGCGGCTTGTTTTTAACCGTATCGGTGGGCACCAGCTTTTCTTTGGTAAGCCCCTGTTTAATGGCCCATTCGCTGGCGGTTTTAAAAGTGATGAGTGTGCCTCCGTTTTGTATCCAGGTTTTAAACTTATCGACCGTGGGCTTATCAGTAGGATAAGTTCCGCTTACCATTACCACTACATTGTAGTCATTCCAGTTTACCCGCCCGATGTTTGAAACGTCAACTTTGGTAATCGGCATCCCAATGCGTTGGTCAAGCAGGTGCCACACTTCTCCCGCTTCATAGCCAGAAACGCCATTACCAATAAGCATGGCTGCGCTAATTTTTTTTAACGGAACGGCAAACCCCGAACCCAGGTCAATGCCTTTAACATTGTACCCGGTTTCAACCGAATAAACTTCGGTAGCGCAGGCAGTGCTTACTTGCTTCATCCGGTCGTAAAGCTGGTCGGCATTTAGTGCTTGCTGCTGCACCGGTATGATAAATGTGCCTTGACGGAAATTTTTTTCCTTTCCGTTAATAAGTGCGCTAAATGATTTAAAAGCAGTTTTAACAATTACGTGATGCTGCTGGAGTTGATGCAGTACTTTATGGGCCTGGTAATCGGTTTGCTCTATCAGGTAGGCGTAGTTGCTCCGCGTGACCGGTGCCGCAGTTTTTTCCAAATCTTTTGCAATGCGCTCTCCTTTTGTAACCGGTCCGCGAATTTCACTATGTGGCATATTAAAAGCGTGCACCAGCGACCAGGTGGAAGCATCGTAAAAAATACTATCGGTATAGGTAATGTCTTTTTCAAAAGCCGAGCGTACCATGATGTAGTTGGGTTGTTCGGTGGGCACGATGTAGGCTTTTCCTTTTTCAAAGCTTTTGCCTGCTATGGCCATATCGCGTTGCAGGTCGTACACTTCGATGTCGTGCATGCGAAGCAGGTTAACAAAGGCAAAGGTTCGGTTTATGTCGCTGGCATCGCCAAACACATAGCCCTTAACCGGGTTGGCTTTGGCTTGATTGGCCGTTGTACGGAAGAAGTTTAACCGGAGGTTGATTAGCGTTTCTCGTTCGGCCAAAGAGGCACGGATGGTTGCCAGTGAAGCAACAAATTGATTTCGGATGGTAAATGCAAACGTAATCGGAATGGTGGTTGTTTCCTGCAAGTGTCCGCGGGAACTGGCCTGCTCGAACAGAAATCCGGCACCTCCGTAAAAGTTTACATAGCTGGAACCATAACCCGGATAGAGTTTGTCGAAGGCTTCCTTTGTAAAGTATTGCGAGCCGATGCCATCCATGGCTTTGGCAAAGTATTCACCAAATTTCGGATACAGCACATCGTAAAGTTGGGCAGGAACAATAGGGTTGTTGCTGCTGTATTTTCCGGGGTCAAAATAAAAGGTGGAGTTGGTGCCCATTTCATGGTGGTCGGTCATCACGTAAGGTCGCCACTGGTGAAAGAGTTTCAGCCGGTTACGGCTTTCGGGATGCACACCCAGAAACCAGTCGCGGTTCAGATCAAACCAGTAGTGATTGGTTCGGCCCCCCGGCCACACTTCATTGTGTTCACGATCCAACGGATCGCCAACCAATGCAGAGGCTTTATGCATGTTGGCCCAATGGCTGTGTCGGTCACGGCCATCGGGATTATAAACCGGGTCGAGCAGAATAACCATGTTCTTCAACCAGTTCAGTGTTTCTTCATCTTCGCTTGCGGTGAGGTAATAAGCGGTAAGCATGGCGGCTTCGGTGCTGGATGGTTCGTTACCGTGCACGTTGTATCCCAACAATATGATCAGCGGAACATTGTTGTGCTGTGTTGATGTATTTCGCTGCAGGTGCTTTTGCCGGATATCTTCCAGGTTCGCATGGTTTTCGGGTGAGGTGATGATGGCTGTGATTTGCGGGCGGTGTTCGTAGGTTTTTCCGATTTCCAGTAGTGTCATCCGGTTGGAGAGGGCATCCAGGGTTTTAAAGTACTCGACCACTTTATCATGACGAGTATGATGGCTGCCGATCGGGTAGCCGAGAAATTGCTCCGGAGCAGGAATCTGGCTGTTTAGTTTTTGAGCTTGTGGATAGAAGTAGCCCGGCTGGGCAACAGCAACATAAATAATCAGTACAAAAGTTATGGTTAGTAAGTGCCTCATAATTGGTTGATTAAAGTTTTTTTGTCATTCTGAGCGTAGTATTTTGTTATTGCTTCGCCACGCTCCGGGCGAAGCATCTCTTGTTTTCATGACCCGAATATGAGGTCCTTCGCGCAGCTCAGGACTACAATTTGTTTTCTTTATATTGACCGTGGCGAAACATCTCTTATTCTGTTAGTCAATTTAAAAGGTCCTGACTTCATTTTTTTTGTTATGCTGAGCACAGCGAAGCATCTCTTGTTTTCATGACCCGAATATGAGGTCCTTCGCGCAGCTCAGGACTACAATTAGTTTTGTTATATTGAACACGCTCCGGACGTGGCGAAGCATCTCTTGTTTATCCAAACGGGACTTTTTACTTCCCAACCGGAGGCGGCCCGGGAGGAATCAGCCCGCTGTACACATGGTCGCCTTTGCGTTGTTTAAACTCCGCTTTCACGGCCTCCACTTTCTTTGGGTCTTCAAACAAATCCACCATCGTTAACGCCAGCGTTTTTGATGCGTGCATCATGCCCTTATGCCCGATGGACATACCACCACAGGCCACTACAGCCCACGAATGCCACGGTGTTCCGATGGGCGCGGTGGCTGCACTTAGGCGTATGGTGGGCACTACCCAACTCACATCGCCTACATCGGTACTGCCGCCACCCGCATTCGGGTCTGTTGCTTCCAGAGGCTCAACTTTACTGTGTAATCCCACTTGCGGTTTGCCGGTAGCCTCCTGAATTTGTTTAGCAAAGGCAACTTCAGTATCGGTGTACGTTATCGGACCGAGATACTCCAGGTTTTTTTGGATCAGTTCAGCGCCAGTGCGGTTAACCAGAATTTCATAAATGCCCGATACCAGGCTGACCTTGTACTCCACGTTGGCCATGATTGCCGCACCTTCGGCCATTTTCATCACACGTTGGTACACGTCATTCATGGTTTCGCGTTTCGGATCGCGTACACGCACCCATAAGCGCGCGTAATCAGGCACCACATTCACCACCTGGCCGCCATCCTGAATATGGTAGTGAATGCGGGTACTGGGGCGGATGTGTTCGCGGTAGTAATTTATCCCTGACGTATATAATTCAAGCGCGTCTGATGCGCTTCGGCCATTCCACGGATCGGCTGACGCATGGGCTGCCTGGCCGTAAAACTCAACAATAAAATCAACCAGCGACAAACCGGTTTGTACCGCAGCCTTCGTTTCGGCTCCCGGATGCCAGTCGAGGCACACATCTACATCTTTGAACAGCCCGGCACGGATCATCCACAACTTGCCGAAGAATTTTTCCTCTGCGGGTGTTCCGAAAAACTTTATCGTACCCTTCAACTTACCCTGTTCAATTAACTGCTTAATGGCAACAGCCGCGCCCAAGCTGGCAGTACCAAACAGGTTGTGCCCGCAGCCATGGCCGGGCTCTCCTTTTTCCAGCGGATCCTTGGTTGGAACAGCCTTTTGTGATAACCCGGGCAGTGCATCAAACTCACCCAGAATGCCGATAACCGGACTGCCGCTTCCGTAGGTGGCTACAAAGGCGGTGGGTATCTCAGCCACACCCCGCTCCACTTTAAAGCCGTTGGCTTCCGCATAATCGGCCAAAAGTTTCGCAGATTGGTTTTCATTAAATGCGGTTTCAGCAAATGCCCATATCTGGTTGCTGGTGCTAATCATCTTATCCTGTTGGCTTTCAACAGCCTGAACAACAAGCCGTTTATTGGGCGACACTTTTTGACCGGGGGCAAACAGGCTGAGCGTACACAGCAAAAGGGTAAGGGTTACAATCCGAATCATAGCTATTTTTTTACAACCTATCGATTTCCGGGTAAGCTTCAAAATATCTTAACCTGTAAAAAAGGTTTCTTGATGCATGGTTGCTTTAATTTAAAAGCGGTTTTAAACATTCTTGTAATGTTTTGTGTTTACCGGCTACAAATGCGCGTATGCGAGTTACTTTAACGTTGATTATGCTGGTGCTCAGCATGGTCATTGCTTATAGCCAGGACAAGGCCACACTGAGTGGTTACTTAAAGGATGCATCGGATGGTGAAGCGCTTATCGGGGCTACTGTCTTCGTTCCTTCGCTCAATACCGGCATAACCACCAATTCGTACGGATTTTATTCAATTACACTCACCAAAGGCACGTACGAGGTTGTGTTTTCTTATATCGGGTATGCTAAAGAATCCCGAACGGTGGATCTGCAGCAAAACGTGCGGCTGGATATCGAACTGAAATCACAGAGCAGTCAACTGCAGGAGGTGATTATTTCGGGGGCAGCGGAGAAATCTGCGGTGCAGTCGGTTGAGATGAGCGTGAATAAAGTTGACATTACCACCATCAGTAAAATTCCGGCCTTTCTGGGCGAGGTGGATGTTATAAAAAGTTTACAGCAGTTGCCGGGTGTGGCTACCGTAGGGGAGGGTGCATCAGGTTTTAATGTGCGTGGCGGAAATGTGGGACAGAACCTCGTGTTGCTGGATGAAGCGGTTGTGTACAACTCGGCTCACTTACTGGGTTTCTTTTCGGTGTTTAACCCCGATGCGGTAATGGATGTAAAACTTTTTAAGGGCGCCATACCGGCACCGTATGGCGGACGCATTGCGTCATTACTGGATGTCCGGATGAAAGAAGGGAACAATAAAGAATATGAAGTAAATGGCGGCATTGGCACCATCTTTAGTCGGTTGGCATTTGAAGGACCAGTACGCGAGGGTAAGGGCTCATTTATCGTGGCGGGTCGCAGATCATACATCGATATTTTAGCCCGGCCGTTTGTTGATGTGCTGCAGGATGGCGCCAAACTTAACTTTTACGACTTGACCGGTAAAGCCAACTTTAACATTAACAGCCGTAACCGGTTGTTTCTATCGGGTTACACCGGCCGCGATGTATTTTTCTTTGATGCCAACCAGGGCTTTTCGTGGGGCAACAACACGGCTACGCTGCGCTGGAACTCCATTATCAACGACCGCCTGTTTGCGAACTT encodes:
- a CDS encoding zinc carboxypeptidase, with the protein product MRHLLTITFVLIIYVAVAQPGYFYPQAQKLNSQIPAPEQFLGYPIGSHHTRHDKVVEYFKTLDALSNRMTLLEIGKTYEHRPQITAIITSPENHANLEDIRQKHLQRNTSTQHNNVPLIILLGYNVHGNEPSSTEAAMLTAYYLTASEDEETLNWLKNMVILLDPVYNPDGRDRHSHWANMHKASALVGDPLDREHNEVWPGGRTNHYWFDLNRDWFLGVHPESRNRLKLFHQWRPYVMTDHHEMGTNSTFYFDPGKYSSNNPIVPAQLYDVLYPKFGEYFAKAMDGIGSQYFTKEAFDKLYPGYGSSYVNFYGGAGFLFEQASSRGHLQETTTIPITFAFTIRNQFVASLATIRASLAERETLINLRLNFFRTTANQAKANPVKGYVFGDASDINRTFAFVNLLRMHDIEVYDLQRDMAIAGKSFEKGKAYIVPTEQPNYIMVRSAFEKDITYTDSIFYDASTWSLVHAFNMPHSEIRGPVTKGERIAKDLEKTAAPVTRSNYAYLIEQTDYQAHKVLHQLQQHHVIVKTAFKSFSALINGKEKNFRQGTFIIPVQQQALNADQLYDRMKQVSTACATEVYSVETGYNVKGIDLGSGFAVPLKKISAAMLIGNGVSGYEAGEVWHLLDQRIGMPITKVDVSNIGRVNWNDYNVVVMVSGTYPTDKPTVDKFKTWIQNGGTLITFKTASEWAIKQGLTKEKLVPTDTVKNKPRVNYEDAANKEGARNIGGSIFQVDLDITNPIGFGYTDRNVAVYRNGLTFLQPSKNPYTTVAKYKANPLIGGYLHKATAPKVANSAAILLSGDGQGRIIMFSDNPNFRGTWYGTNKLFLNALFFGPVITVPNFSPSE
- a CDS encoding amidohydrolase is translated as MIRIVTLTLLLCTLSLFAPGQKVSPNKRLVVQAVESQQDKMISTSNQIWAFAETAFNENQSAKLLADYAEANGFKVERGVAEIPTAFVATYGSGSPVIGILGEFDALPGLSQKAVPTKDPLEKGEPGHGCGHNLFGTASLGAAVAIKQLIEQGKLKGTIKFFGTPAEEKFFGKLWMIRAGLFKDVDVCLDWHPGAETKAAVQTGLSLVDFIVEFYGQAAHASADPWNGRSASDALELYTSGINYYREHIRPSTRIHYHIQDGGQVVNVVPDYARLWVRVRDPKRETMNDVYQRVMKMAEGAAIMANVEYKVSLVSGIYEILVNRTGAELIQKNLEYLGPITYTDTEVAFAKQIQEATGKPQVGLHSKVEPLEATDPNAGGGSTDVGDVSWVVPTIRLSAATAPIGTPWHSWAVVACGGMSIGHKGMMHASKTLALTMVDLFEDPKKVEAVKAEFKQRKGDHVYSGLIPPGPPPVGK